A section of the Chloroflexota bacterium genome encodes:
- a CDS encoding type II toxin-antitoxin system Phd/YefM family antitoxin, producing the protein MSGANTEQRTISAGEFKNRCLALMDEVNETGEEIVITKYGKPVSRLVPARKSTPQIWGRYRDTVRVVGDVMAPVVPAEEWDAINDPDRVLDPKRGSAR; encoded by the coding sequence ATGAGCGGCGCGAACACCGAGCAACGCACGATTTCGGCGGGCGAATTCAAGAACCGCTGCCTGGCGCTTATGGACGAAGTAAACGAGACTGGCGAAGAGATCGTGATCACCAAGTACGGCAAACCCGTGTCGCGATTGGTTCCGGCAAGAAAATCGACGCCGCAGATTTGGGGTCGATACCGGGACACAGTCCGGGTCGTAGGCGACGTCATGGCCCCGGTCGTGCCGGCTGAGGAATGGGATGCCATTAACGATCCTGACCGAGTGCTGGACCCTAAACGTGGGTCGGCGCGTTGA
- a CDS encoding type II toxin-antitoxin system VapC family toxin — translation MILLDTHVLLWFVAGSERMGENALRRLQAAWESGAVTASAFSFWEIALLNDKGRLNLAISPRALHRRLRVDGLRTVSVDAEIAFRAAELANEGFHADPADRIIAATALVGGYRLATADGRITSWARRSGMLSTLDPAL, via the coding sequence TTGATCCTGCTGGACACCCACGTACTGCTGTGGTTTGTTGCGGGTTCAGAACGCATGGGTGAAAACGCACTGAGGCGATTGCAGGCCGCCTGGGAAAGCGGCGCCGTAACCGCTTCGGCATTCAGTTTTTGGGAAATCGCCTTGCTTAACGACAAAGGCCGATTGAATCTTGCGATATCGCCGCGCGCGCTCCATCGGCGGCTGCGGGTTGACGGACTTCGGACGGTCTCAGTGGATGCTGAGATCGCGTTCCGGGCCGCGGAGCTCGCGAACGAGGGGTTTCACGCCGATCCGGCCGACCGGATAATCGCCGCCACCGCCCTGGTCGGCGGTTATCGATTGGCGACCGCCGACGGCAGGATAACCAGTTGGGCCAGGCGATCTGGAATGCTTTCAACGCTTGACCCGGCATTGTGA
- a CDS encoding tyrosine-type recombinase/integrase, with product MTINQAIDGFLLANRAKSPATRNTYATGLKAFRAYLAALGIDPAADDIDSLPERSLEQFYLWLVDLHGRDRLSTVETYLSGLRGLLRFLAGEGSIPHISIERSREQLRRVKVRKNYLTPHVDSALALVVQTANRTPLPEDRSDPNLATRILRDRAILNTLYSTGMRRAEVASLNRADVEAGRRGEAIITGKGNKQRVVFFDESSLGHIAAYLALRSDSFAPLFIRHPARGNPGPRGEKLRLSPQSIWLTVKRYARAAGVSASTHDFRHLKATTLLDRGADLSQVQDLLGHASPETTKTIYAHYSIQHLRSAFDRYSQPLADAVAGRNTGPDDAQ from the coding sequence ATGACGATCAATCAAGCGATCGACGGATTCCTGCTGGCCAATCGGGCCAAGTCTCCGGCGACGCGCAACACCTACGCTACCGGGCTCAAGGCCTTCCGGGCCTACCTGGCGGCGTTGGGCATCGACCCTGCAGCCGACGATATCGATTCGCTTCCGGAGCGATCGCTGGAGCAGTTCTACCTCTGGCTGGTTGATCTACACGGGCGCGACCGCCTATCCACGGTCGAGACGTACCTTTCCGGCCTCCGAGGCCTGCTGCGCTTTCTGGCCGGGGAGGGATCGATCCCGCACATCTCGATCGAGCGCTCGCGCGAGCAATTGCGACGGGTCAAGGTCCGCAAGAATTACCTGACTCCACACGTTGATTCGGCCCTCGCGCTGGTCGTTCAGACGGCCAATCGAACTCCGTTGCCCGAGGATCGCTCCGATCCCAACCTGGCGACCCGCATCCTGCGCGACCGCGCGATCCTCAATACCCTCTACAGCACCGGAATGAGACGCGCCGAAGTCGCTTCTCTGAATCGGGCCGACGTCGAAGCCGGGCGACGTGGGGAAGCGATCATCACCGGTAAGGGCAACAAACAACGGGTGGTTTTTTTCGACGAGAGTTCGCTCGGACACATTGCCGCCTATTTGGCCCTGCGAAGCGATTCATTCGCACCCTTATTCATTCGACATCCGGCGCGTGGGAACCCTGGCCCACGGGGCGAAAAACTGCGACTATCGCCGCAATCGATTTGGCTGACAGTCAAGCGCTACGCGCGTGCCGCCGGGGTCTCCGCGTCTACGCACGATTTCCGTCACCTGAAAGCAACCACTCTGCTTGATCGGGGAGCCGACCTGTCCCAGGTCCAAGATCTCCTCGGTCACGCCTCGCCGGAAACGACAAAGACCATTTACGCCCACTATTCGATCCAGCATCTCCGCTCGGCATTCGATCGCTATTCGCAACCGCTGGCAGATGCCGTCGCGGGCCGGAATACGGGACCTGACGACGCGCAATAA
- a CDS encoding NADP-dependent oxidoreductase, producing MDTNRKYLLVNRPRAEPSPSDFSLVEEPAGQPGEGQVLARTIWLSVDPYMRGRMRPSRSYADPAGLGEVMVGSGVGEVVASRSPRFKPGDIVEGDFGWQTMPTIDADGLDLVDPELAPISTALGVLGMPGMTAYFGFLEVGRPQPGDTVVVSAASGAVGGVVGQMARIGGNRVVGIAGSDAKREYCLQRLGYHACINRRDEDVGAALDRECPNGIDVYFDNVGGPILDAVLQRINLGARIAICGMISEYNLPEPERAVRPTRALLSNRATMQGLLVRDWWHLRQRGLSRLAGWIASGELYYREETVTGFESMPQALIGLLEGENFGKRLVRVADPPPGVIAGGDAR from the coding sequence ATGGACACCAACCGCAAGTACCTGCTGGTTAACCGGCCTCGCGCCGAGCCTTCACCCTCTGATTTTTCGCTGGTCGAGGAACCGGCCGGGCAGCCGGGCGAGGGCCAGGTGCTGGCACGAACGATCTGGCTGAGCGTCGACCCTTACATGCGCGGTCGGATGCGACCCTCGCGCAGCTATGCCGATCCGGCCGGCCTGGGCGAGGTGATGGTCGGCAGCGGAGTAGGCGAGGTCGTTGCCTCGCGCTCTCCGCGCTTTAAGCCCGGCGACATCGTCGAGGGTGACTTCGGCTGGCAGACTATGCCCACGATTGACGCCGACGGACTTGATCTGGTCGACCCCGAGCTGGCGCCGATATCCACCGCGCTTGGCGTGCTGGGAATGCCCGGCATGACCGCCTATTTCGGTTTTCTGGAAGTGGGCCGCCCGCAACCCGGGGACACTGTGGTGGTCTCCGCCGCCTCGGGAGCGGTCGGCGGTGTCGTCGGACAGATGGCCCGGATCGGCGGGAACCGCGTGGTTGGAATTGCCGGATCGGATGCCAAACGCGAATATTGCCTGCAGCGGCTCGGCTACCATGCCTGCATCAACCGCCGCGATGAGGATGTCGGCGCGGCGCTCGACCGCGAATGCCCGAACGGGATCGACGTCTACTTCGACAACGTCGGCGGGCCGATCCTGGACGCGGTTCTGCAGCGAATCAACCTGGGTGCGCGCATCGCAATCTGCGGGATGATCTCCGAATACAACCTGCCCGAACCCGAACGGGCCGTTCGCCCCACGCGCGCCCTGCTTTCGAATCGCGCCACGATGCAGGGCCTGCTGGTGCGCGACTGGTGGCACCTCCGCCAGCGCGGGCTCAGTCGGCTGGCGGGCTGGATAGCATCCGGTGAGCTCTACTACCGCGAAGAAACCGTCACCGGATTCGAGAGCATGCCCCAGGCGCTGATCGGACTGCTTGAGGGGGAGAACTTCGGTAAGCGCCTGGTCAGGGTCGCCGACCCACCCCCGGGCGTGATTGCTGGTGGGGACGCGCGATAG
- a CDS encoding molybdopterin-dependent oxidoreductase: protein MHDPEIDADAGLTARISAAVGAPWAMAGLTGLLAGGLVTSLYFPLFELGWMANPAFDFVDLLIRFSPGQLATWSIETLGPLGKTLLEASGLATWILATGVLSALVYRFAPQTDSLAQRSLLAGAIFLVAQLTIELLAELSFYGLGGIFWLVAAAALYGYLSQAYAPLPAPAAESVASATWPPPRRSGWLQRRSRRELLALSAATAVAGSFGAIAAQRGILASRAEPPSPEPVAIEGFDSDFMQAANTRPLVTSNEDFYRIDIYTRTPTFARSNWSMQVGGLVDRELSFSIDDIERLPMQEMYGTLQCISNEVGGELISTTRWTGVPLAEVLDLAGLQPGARDVVFHAPGGYDDSIPIEKALEPTTLLTYGMNGQPLPAAHGFPLRAYIPNIYGMKNVKWITRIEVTDRDHEGYWQRRGWSDIAIIKATSAWDLAGRRRTGRVQVGEDIIGGIAFAGNRGISAVEWRRNDSDVWTPAELEDQLNETTWRRWKANLGLDPGTYFLEVRAFDGAGDPQPEKRTPTHPDGAGGYHLIQLAVVE, encoded by the coding sequence ATGCACGATCCGGAAATTGACGCAGACGCCGGCCTGACGGCGCGGATTTCCGCAGCCGTCGGTGCCCCCTGGGCAATGGCAGGCCTAACCGGCCTGCTCGCGGGTGGTCTGGTGACTTCCCTCTACTTCCCGCTTTTCGAACTGGGTTGGATGGCCAATCCGGCATTTGACTTCGTCGATCTGCTGATCCGCTTTTCGCCCGGCCAGCTGGCAACCTGGTCGATTGAAACCCTGGGGCCGCTGGGCAAGACTCTCCTTGAGGCTTCGGGACTGGCGACCTGGATACTGGCCACCGGGGTCCTCTCGGCGCTGGTCTACCGGTTCGCGCCGCAAACCGACTCGCTCGCCCAGCGATCGCTCCTGGCCGGTGCGATCTTCCTGGTGGCCCAGTTGACGATCGAACTCCTGGCCGAACTCTCCTTCTACGGACTGGGCGGCATTTTCTGGCTGGTCGCCGCGGCCGCCCTATACGGCTACCTATCGCAGGCCTATGCCCCGTTGCCCGCGCCGGCCGCCGAGTCGGTCGCCAGCGCAACTTGGCCACCGCCCCGGCGCTCTGGCTGGCTCCAGCGGCGCTCGCGCCGCGAGTTGCTGGCCCTCTCGGCCGCAACTGCGGTGGCGGGATCGTTCGGCGCCATTGCCGCGCAGCGCGGGATTCTGGCTTCCCGGGCCGAGCCTCCCAGCCCCGAACCGGTGGCGATCGAGGGCTTCGACTCCGACTTCATGCAGGCCGCCAACACCCGTCCCTTGGTTACATCCAACGAAGACTTTTATCGGATCGACATCTACACCCGTACGCCTACATTTGCGCGGTCCAACTGGTCGATGCAGGTTGGCGGACTGGTGGACCGGGAGTTGAGTTTTTCGATCGACGACATCGAGCGGCTGCCCATGCAGGAGATGTACGGCACGCTGCAGTGCATTTCCAACGAGGTTGGCGGCGAATTGATCTCCACCACCCGCTGGACCGGCGTGCCGCTGGCCGAAGTCTTGGATCTGGCCGGGCTGCAGCCGGGCGCCCGCGACGTGGTGTTTCATGCCCCGGGCGGATATGACGATTCGATACCGATCGAAAAGGCACTGGAACCCACGACGCTCCTGACGTACGGTATGAACGGCCAGCCGCTTCCTGCCGCGCACGGGTTTCCGCTCCGCGCATACATCCCCAACATCTACGGGATGAAGAACGTCAAGTGGATCACCCGGATCGAAGTCACCGACCGCGATCACGAGGGCTACTGGCAGCGCCGCGGCTGGTCGGACATCGCGATCATCAAGGCCACCAGCGCCTGGGACCTGGCCGGCCGGCGCCGAACCGGCCGGGTGCAAGTGGGCGAGGACATCATCGGGGGCATCGCGTTTGCCGGCAACCGCGGAATCTCGGCGGTCGAATGGCGACGCAACGATTCCGATGTTTGGACGCCGGCCGAACTCGAAGACCAGCTCAACGAGACGACCTGGCGCCGCTGGAAAGCCAACCTGGGCCTGGATCCGGGCACTTACTTCCTTGAGGTGCGGGCATTCGACGGGGCGGGCGATCCGCAACCTGAAAAACGCACCCCGACCCACCCCGACGGGGCCGGCGGGTACCACCTGATTCAACTGGCGGTGGTCGAGTAA
- a CDS encoding M20/M25/M40 family metallo-hydrolase translates to MHADPGALLRHLIRFNTTNPPGNERACIEWIKGLLGEYGIESRLYALDQDRPNLVARIRGGDEPPLLLYGHVDVVTTAGQPWTRDPFAADLVDGVIWGRGSLDMKGGDAMMIAAFLRAVHEQTELPGDVILCLLADEEAGAEYGAGFMVDQHPELFEGVRFALGEFGGYREEMFGQTYYPIQVSEKTVVRLTGRIRGPGGHGAMIHRGGIMARLGRVLTTLDQNRLPVSVTPAAAGMVEAVANGLQDPERAQVLALLDPERADSALDRMGPRGDIFDCVLHDTVNVTVINGGDKFNVVPSVVELNFDARILPSSTPEKLVSDLENLVGEEVEFDPPRAMSEPLGQPDLRLLPLLEQVLREHDPDARPMPMLMVGATDGREFRRIGIQSYGFLPMNLPPDIEIFRLIHAADERIPDECLRFGASCIFDVLTRFDQLA, encoded by the coding sequence ATCCATGCCGATCCGGGCGCCTTACTGCGGCACCTGATCCGGTTCAACACGACCAACCCGCCCGGCAACGAGCGCGCTTGCATCGAATGGATCAAGGGCCTGTTGGGGGAATACGGAATCGAATCGCGCCTTTACGCGCTGGACCAGGACCGTCCCAATCTCGTGGCCCGCATCCGGGGCGGCGACGAACCGCCGCTCCTGCTGTACGGACATGTCGACGTGGTGACCACCGCCGGACAGCCCTGGACCAGGGACCCGTTCGCGGCAGATCTTGTCGATGGCGTGATCTGGGGGCGCGGCAGCCTGGACATGAAAGGCGGCGACGCGATGATGATCGCCGCCTTCCTGCGCGCCGTCCACGAGCAGACCGAACTGCCCGGCGACGTGATCCTCTGCCTGCTCGCGGACGAAGAAGCCGGAGCCGAGTACGGCGCCGGTTTCATGGTCGATCAACACCCTGAACTGTTCGAAGGGGTGCGGTTCGCATTGGGCGAATTCGGCGGCTACCGCGAGGAGATGTTCGGTCAAACGTACTACCCGATCCAGGTGTCCGAGAAAACCGTCGTTCGCCTGACCGGACGCATAAGGGGTCCCGGCGGCCACGGCGCCATGATTCACCGCGGCGGGATCATGGCGCGCCTGGGCCGGGTCCTGACGACCCTCGACCAGAACCGCCTGCCGGTGTCGGTCACTCCGGCCGCGGCCGGAATGGTCGAGGCCGTCGCCAACGGCCTGCAGGACCCCGAGCGGGCCCAGGTGTTGGCCCTGCTCGACCCCGAACGGGCCGACTCCGCGCTGGACCGCATGGGCCCGCGAGGCGACATCTTTGACTGCGTCCTGCACGACACCGTCAACGTGACGGTCATCAATGGCGGCGACAAGTTCAACGTCGTGCCCAGCGTCGTGGAGCTGAATTTCGACGCCCGCATCCTGCCCAGTTCAACGCCCGAAAAACTGGTCTCCGACCTGGAAAACCTGGTCGGGGAGGAGGTCGAATTCGATCCCCCGCGGGCGATGAGCGAACCGCTCGGACAGCCCGACCTGCGCCTGTTGCCGCTGCTCGAACAGGTGCTCAGAGAGCACGACCCGGATGCCCGGCCGATGCCGATGCTGATGGTTGGAGCCACCGACGGTCGCGAATTCCGCCGGATCGGGATCCAGTCCTACGGCTTCCTGCCGATGAACCTTCCACCCGACATCGAGATTTTTCGTCTAATTCACGCTGCCGACGAGCGTATTCCCGACGAGTGTCTGCGGTTCGGCGCCAGCTGCATATTTGACGTCCTGACCCGCTTCGACCAGCTGGCGTAG
- a CDS encoding ribokinase, which yields MPRSNTRKTIVFQKPASAGGIELGSENRPDRSIAVVGSINTDLVLQLPRLPLPGETVLTESALQIFGGGKGANQAIAAARLGVPVSMVGAVGADQFGGDRVSQLAGEGIDVENVARVADRSSGVALITIDEEGQNCIALAAGANQSVTPLHTACAAVENASLVMAVVEIPTPPIAAAFTTARRAGAITLLNAAPPGRLSCEVLSLADYLVVNETEAGALVGEPAPDHRQAPQLADRLAELCGRAAVITLGSGGLCASDGADRIRLPAFATTVVDTTAAGDAFCGALAVGLLERMGFAQALRFASAAGAAACRQLGASSSLPDRTTVNQILDS from the coding sequence ATGCCCCGATCCAACACGCGGAAGACTATCGTCTTTCAGAAACCAGCGTCCGCAGGAGGAATCGAATTGGGTTCCGAAAACCGGCCAGATCGCTCGATTGCGGTGGTGGGCAGCATCAACACCGACCTGGTTTTGCAACTCCCGCGCCTGCCGTTGCCGGGCGAAACCGTCCTCACCGAATCGGCGCTTCAGATATTTGGCGGCGGCAAGGGGGCCAACCAGGCAATCGCCGCGGCCCGCCTGGGGGTTCCGGTAAGCATGGTTGGGGCGGTCGGCGCGGACCAGTTCGGCGGTGATCGAGTCTCCCAGCTGGCGGGCGAGGGAATCGACGTGGAAAACGTAGCCCGCGTCGCCGACCGATCCTCGGGGGTGGCGCTCATCACGATCGATGAGGAAGGTCAAAACTGCATCGCCCTGGCGGCCGGCGCCAACCAGAGCGTCACGCCCCTCCATACCGCCTGTGCCGCGGTCGAGAATGCATCGCTGGTTATGGCAGTCGTGGAAATCCCGACCCCGCCGATAGCGGCCGCCTTCACTACCGCCCGCCGCGCGGGCGCCATTACTCTGCTCAACGCCGCTCCTCCGGGCCGCCTGTCGTGCGAAGTCCTTTCGCTGGCCGACTACCTGGTGGTCAACGAGACCGAGGCCGGCGCGCTGGTCGGAGAGCCGGCGCCAGATCACCGGCAGGCCCCGCAGCTGGCCGATCGATTGGCCGAACTTTGCGGGCGCGCCGCGGTCATCACGCTCGGGTCCGGCGGCCTCTGCGCCAGCGACGGAGCGGATCGGATTCGGCTCCCGGCGTTCGCGACCACGGTGGTTGACACCACCGCGGCCGGTGACGCCTTCTGCGGCGCACTCGCGGTCGGGTTGTTGGAGCGGATGGGGTTCGCCCAGGCGCTTCGGTTCGCCAGCGCCGCCGGCGCAGCGGCCTGTCGGCAACTGGGGGCGTCCTCTTCGCTGCCCGATCGAACCACGGTGAATCAAATCCTTGACTCCTGA
- a CDS encoding sulfatase-like hydrolase/transferase yields MSQRPPNIILIITDQQRFDTIGALGFDYMDTPHLDRLVREGVSFDNCFIPATSCAPARASLFTGRYPHTTRIFKNGDPWRKTWVSDLRAAGYHTVNIGKMHTTPFLAEAGFDERYVVENKDRYLQGAEFIDEWDKALIARGVVPKPGRIMYRERADYRHSLGAFVWDWDEDLQSDNFVGGFAAHWIRNQTVREPLFLQIGFPGPHPPYDPTPEFERRYRDRDFGIVDPTRAEIDGQPGPFRSMREHNAEVDHDSIVHMLDPTFAQRQHQRACYMANVAMIDAQVGNILAALEDRGLLEDSIVVFTSDHGDALGDHGHSQKWTFYDIVTRVPTIVWSPGRFDGGRRIEDLYSWIDLAPTIFEFAGLTVPEGFEGISMGPALAGSPSASGRRYVFCEQSREDMMGLDWDFMTMVRDRRWKLVRLLDCDEGQLFDLESDPGETRNRWGDPDCAAERGRLSDVLTDWLIRSHYETSDWGQQWR; encoded by the coding sequence TTGTCCCAACGACCCCCAAACATCATCCTGATCATCACCGATCAGCAGCGCTTCGACACCATCGGCGCGCTTGGCTTCGATTACATGGACACCCCGCACCTGGACCGTTTGGTGCGAGAAGGGGTTTCCTTCGATAACTGCTTCATTCCGGCCACGTCCTGCGCGCCGGCGCGGGCCAGCCTTTTCACCGGTCGATATCCGCACACGACCCGGATCTTCAAGAACGGGGATCCCTGGCGCAAGACCTGGGTCAGCGATCTCCGCGCGGCCGGGTATCACACCGTCAACATCGGCAAGATGCACACTACCCCCTTTCTCGCCGAAGCGGGCTTCGACGAGCGTTACGTCGTAGAGAACAAGGACCGCTATCTGCAGGGGGCCGAGTTCATCGACGAATGGGACAAAGCCCTGATAGCGCGCGGCGTGGTCCCCAAGCCTGGCCGGATCATGTATCGCGAGCGCGCCGACTACCGCCACAGCCTGGGTGCGTTCGTTTGGGACTGGGACGAGGACCTGCAATCGGACAACTTCGTCGGTGGATTTGCGGCCCACTGGATAAGAAACCAGACCGTTCGCGAACCGCTTTTCTTGCAGATCGGGTTCCCCGGGCCTCACCCCCCGTACGACCCGACGCCCGAGTTCGAGCGCCGGTACCGCGACCGCGATTTCGGGATCGTCGATCCGACCCGCGCGGAGATCGACGGTCAACCCGGCCCCTTCCGGTCGATGCGCGAGCACAACGCCGAGGTCGACCATGATTCGATCGTGCACATGCTCGATCCGACCTTCGCGCAGCGCCAGCACCAGCGCGCCTGCTACATGGCCAACGTGGCGATGATCGACGCCCAGGTCGGCAACATCCTGGCCGCCCTAGAAGACCGCGGCCTGCTCGAGGATTCGATCGTGGTCTTCACCTCCGACCACGGCGACGCCCTCGGCGACCACGGGCACAGCCAGAAGTGGACCTTTTACGACATAGTCACGCGCGTGCCGACCATTGTCTGGTCACCGGGAAGATTCGACGGCGGCCGCCGGATCGAAGACCTTTATTCGTGGATCGACCTGGCGCCGACGATCTTCGAGTTCGCCGGATTGACCGTACCGGAGGGGTTCGAAGGCATAAGCATGGGCCCGGCGCTGGCCGGCAGCCCGAGCGCCAGCGGACGCCGTTATGTCTTCTGCGAGCAGTCGCGCGAGGACATGATGGGGCTCGATTGGGACTTTATGACCATGGTCCGTGACCGTCGCTGGAAGCTGGTGCGCTTGCTGGACTGTGACGAAGGCCAGCTGTTCGACCTTGAATCCGATCCTGGCGAGACTCGCAACCGTTGGGGCGATCCGGACTGCGCTGCCGAAAGGGGCCGGCTCTCGGACGTTCTGACCGACTGGCTGATACGCAGCCACTACGAGACCTCCGATTGGGGGCAGCAGTGGCGCTGA
- a CDS encoding phytanoyl-CoA dioxygenase family protein, with translation MRLTQEQIDHFDREGWLIVEAVFDPETDFAPLLADYSAIADRQAPKLLSSAQYAGYDHAWNFEQKMLYLAESTGGFDHQPYDISLPPKGIDPAVEMYTGESAFRLLSHPRLLDIVECFIGSEIYSNPVQHIRVKVPERSVPDSRSVSNMGIGNATLWHQDNGVITEDGDVTPILTCWAPITDASVEMGCLAAIPRSHRLGLAPHCLASTGLHIPTENVEESLMRPLPMAAGSVLFLHRHTLHRSLNNVSDAVRFSFDLRYSPTGLPTGREVFPGFVARSRLDPASELHDAGSWAQSWRRTQLHLSEVGSYAGNRYNADAVFC, from the coding sequence ATGCGCCTAACCCAGGAACAAATCGATCATTTCGACCGCGAGGGCTGGCTAATAGTCGAAGCGGTATTTGATCCGGAGACGGATTTCGCGCCGTTGCTCGCCGACTATTCGGCCATCGCTGACCGCCAGGCCCCGAAATTACTGAGTTCGGCTCAATATGCCGGGTACGATCACGCTTGGAATTTCGAGCAGAAGATGCTCTACCTGGCCGAAAGCACGGGCGGATTCGACCATCAGCCGTACGACATCTCGCTGCCCCCCAAGGGGATCGACCCCGCGGTAGAGATGTACACCGGCGAATCTGCCTTCCGCCTGCTCTCGCACCCGCGGCTGCTGGACATCGTCGAGTGCTTCATCGGTTCGGAGATTTATTCCAATCCGGTCCAGCACATCCGGGTCAAGGTTCCCGAGCGATCGGTGCCGGACAGCCGGTCGGTATCGAATATGGGAATCGGCAACGCGACCCTCTGGCACCAGGACAACGGGGTCATCACCGAGGACGGCGACGTTACCCCGATACTGACCTGCTGGGCCCCAATCACCGACGCCAGCGTGGAGATGGGCTGCCTGGCCGCGATACCGCGCTCGCACCGATTGGGCCTCGCGCCGCACTGCCTGGCCTCGACCGGCCTGCACATCCCCACCGAAAACGTGGAAGAGAGCCTGATGCGGCCACTCCCAATGGCGGCCGGATCGGTCCTGTTCCTGCACCGCCACACCCTGCACCGGTCACTGAACAACGTCTCCGACGCGGTGCGCTTCAGCTTCGATCTGCGCTACTCCCCGACCGGCCTTCCCACCGGGCGCGAAGTCTTTCCCGGATTCGTGGCCAGATCAAGGCTCGATCCGGCCAGCGAGCTGCATGATGCCGGGTCCTGGGCGCAGAGCTGGCGCCGGACCCAGTTGCATTTGTCGGAGGTCGGCAGCTACGCCGGCAATCGCTACAACGCCGACGCAGTCTTCTGCTAG
- the pdxA gene encoding 4-hydroxythreonine-4-phosphate dehydrogenase PdxA, producing MSDQSQPPIIGLTLGDPTGVGPEVVAKALLHDSIYERLQPIAIGSASALERILEICGIDLAVRTIADASDARFERGTVDTLDIWHRDHRELPFKEVTAAGGEAAVTAVIEAVKLCAAGRLDAMATSPLHKLAMKMAGYDYPGHTEIVQEFSGARTSRMMLVAGKLRVIHVSTHVGLAEAVTLVKTDRIVEVIGIFQQALQDMGIDSPQIAVAGLNPHAEPGNLFGMEDSEQVEPAVHRARRDGIDALGPMPPDTVFARASQGEYDGVVAMYHDQGHIAVKMLGIHNGVNVTLGTPVIRTSVDHGTAYGRAGENRAEETSMLNATLLAADMVMARRRRQAYATSGATSG from the coding sequence ATGTCTGACCAATCCCAGCCGCCGATCATCGGACTGACCCTCGGCGACCCGACCGGCGTTGGGCCCGAGGTGGTGGCCAAGGCATTGCTGCATGACTCCATCTACGAGCGGCTCCAGCCGATTGCGATCGGCAGCGCTTCGGCCCTGGAGCGAATCCTCGAAATCTGTGGGATCGACCTTGCGGTGCGTACGATCGCGGACGCTAGTGATGCCCGATTCGAGCGCGGGACCGTAGACACTCTGGACATCTGGCACCGGGACCACCGCGAACTGCCGTTTAAGGAAGTCACGGCCGCCGGCGGCGAGGCTGCCGTCACCGCGGTCATCGAAGCGGTAAAACTCTGCGCGGCCGGCCGATTGGACGCCATGGCCACTTCGCCGCTGCACAAGCTGGCCATGAAAATGGCCGGCTACGACTATCCCGGGCATACCGAAATAGTCCAGGAATTCTCGGGCGCCAGGACTTCACGCATGATGCTGGTGGCGGGGAAACTGCGCGTTATTCACGTCTCCACCCATGTCGGCTTGGCCGAGGCCGTCACCCTGGTCAAGACGGACCGCATTGTCGAGGTGATCGGGATCTTCCAGCAGGCCCTGCAGGACATGGGGATCGACTCGCCCCAGATTGCGGTTGCCGGCCTCAATCCACATGCCGAACCCGGCAACCTGTTCGGCATGGAGGACTCCGAGCAGGTGGAACCGGCGGTGCACCGCGCCCGAAGGGACGGAATCGACGCGCTCGGCCCGATGCCCCCGGATACGGTGTTTGCGCGGGCTTCCCAGGGCGAATACGACGGCGTCGTGGCAATGTACCACGACCAGGGGCACATTGCGGTGAAGATGCTGGGAATCCACAACGGGGTCAACGTGACCTTGGGCACGCCGGTAATCCGGACTTCGGTCGACCACGGCACCGCCTACGGGCGCGCTGGCGAAAATCGCGCCGAGGAAACCAGCATGCTGAACGCGACCCTCTTGGCGGCCGATATGGTGATGGCGCGACGACGACGCCAGGCGTACGCGACCAGCGGGGCCACTTCCGGCTAG